Proteins co-encoded in one bacterium genomic window:
- a CDS encoding formylglycine-generating enzyme family protein, with protein sequence MTNSISAKSLVFVFAFATLAIAPLLAGCEDSTFGVATPDESGNYEPESAKPEEESEEETESSLVDAPELSIDDPLGNASPTDDDTADDDQADDPADGGGDNDDDAGDDVFPGSPGDDNNNKQSALSEFRALCSFEMHAREITPFTPTPAQAAEACNMAFVPEGPAFVGCDPNTPDPFGEACRADQLPFHEVRLSAFVIDRVEVSFGEYNACVDAGACEASGFANDPVYDQAHLPVVGVTWFDADAYCGWRGKRLPTEAEWEKAARGPDGRVYPWGNQWQPERTNWDENGYYDGFASPAPVVSFTDVRTPYGAVNMTGNVWEWVSDWYDANYYSVSPVNDPQGPATGASRLLKGGAWKYDFYDTRLRTSFRNVQPPHGRSNHAGFRCAMSW encoded by the coding sequence ATGACAAATTCCATATCCGCGAAATCGCTCGTTTTTGTCTTCGCTTTCGCCACCCTGGCCATCGCGCCGCTTCTGGCGGGCTGCGAAGACAGCACGTTCGGCGTCGCCACGCCGGACGAATCGGGCAACTACGAACCCGAATCCGCGAAACCGGAAGAGGAATCGGAGGAAGAAACGGAATCGTCCTTGGTCGATGCGCCCGAATTGTCGATCGACGACCCTTTAGGGAACGCGAGCCCGACCGACGACGACACCGCCGACGACGACCAGGCGGACGACCCCGCCGATGGCGGCGGCGATAACGATGACGACGCGGGCGACGATGTTTTTCCCGGATCGCCGGGTGACGACAACAACAACAAGCAATCAGCCTTGTCCGAGTTTCGCGCGCTGTGTTCGTTCGAGATGCACGCGAGAGAGATCACGCCGTTTACGCCGACACCCGCCCAGGCCGCGGAAGCTTGCAACATGGCGTTCGTGCCCGAGGGACCGGCATTTGTCGGGTGCGACCCGAATACGCCCGATCCGTTTGGCGAGGCGTGCCGCGCCGATCAGCTTCCGTTCCACGAGGTCCGTCTCTCGGCATTTGTCATCGACCGCGTCGAGGTCTCGTTCGGCGAATACAACGCATGCGTCGATGCGGGCGCCTGCGAGGCGTCCGGCTTCGCGAACGACCCCGTTTACGATCAGGCGCACCTGCCCGTCGTCGGAGTGACGTGGTTTGACGCGGACGCTTATTGCGGCTGGCGCGGCAAGCGGCTGCCCACCGAGGCCGAGTGGGAAAAGGCCGCGCGCGGCCCGGACGGGCGCGTCTACCCGTGGGGCAACCAGTGGCAACCCGAACGGACAAACTGGGACGAAAACGGTTACTACGACGGCTTCGCGTCTCCGGCGCCGGTCGTCTCCTTCACCGACGTGCGCACACCGTACGGCGCGGTCAACATGACCGGTAACGTCTGGGAGTGGGTCTCCGACTGGTACGACGCGAATTACTATTCCGTCAGCCCGGTCAACGATCCTCAAGGTCCCGCGACGGGCGCATCACGGCTGCTGAAGGGCGGCGCGTGGAAGTATGACTTCTACGAC
- a CDS encoding methylated-DNA--[protein]-cysteine S-methyltransferase, with amino-acid sequence MSGNRAVFDVRQMEFFGDRAVVAVEFDGELTCVTLALPKNAEDAARAAAARWDRPDVVGGRTPVLDRFFAELEEFVAGQRRAFTVPYRIMGSPFARKVREALLRIPYGETMTYGEIAAGIGIPKASISVGQANAKNPLPFVLPCHRVVGSTPGDLRGYAFGLELKKKLLDLERAHADTKLTPRASLPEVRATL; translated from the coding sequence ATGAGCGGAAATCGGGCCGTGTTTGATGTGCGTCAAATGGAGTTTTTCGGTGATCGCGCCGTTGTCGCGGTCGAATTCGACGGCGAACTGACGTGCGTGACGCTCGCCTTGCCGAAAAACGCGGAAGACGCCGCGCGCGCCGCCGCGGCGCGCTGGGATCGCCCCGATGTCGTGGGCGGGCGGACACCGGTTCTCGATCGATTTTTCGCTGAGCTCGAGGAGTTTGTCGCGGGCCAGCGCCGCGCGTTCACGGTGCCGTACCGCATCATGGGCTCGCCGTTTGCGCGCAAGGTGCGCGAGGCGCTTTTGCGGATTCCGTATGGCGAAACGATGACCTACGGCGAGATCGCGGCTGGGATCGGCATCCCCAAGGCGTCGATCTCCGTCGGCCAGGCCAACGCGAAAAACCCGCTGCCGTTCGTGCTCCCGTGCCACCGCGTCGTCGGATCCACACCCGGCGACCTGCGCGGCTACGCGTTCGGCCTCGAACTCAAGAAAAAGCTGCTCGACCTGGAACGCGCGCACGCGGACACGAAGCTGACGCCCCGCGCATCGCTGCCGGAAGTCCGCGCGACGCTGTAA
- the gltX gene encoding glutamate--tRNA ligase — translation MTEIVVRFAPSPTGSLHIGGARTALYNWLYARHTSGKFLLRIEDTDAERSTGENVRVILDGLSWLGLDWDGEPIYQSRRIDAHKVLIDKMLSDGTAYRCTCTKEELAEKREAAQAAKQKYTYDRKCRDANHGTDAHFVVRIKMPIDGEIVVDDLILGRVAFPAEELDDWIVARADGLPTYNFVVVADDHDMRVTHVIRGVDHLNNTPKQLIVYKALGFDVPAFAHIPLVHGPDGKKLSKRHGATSLTEFAKLGFMPAALRNYLARLGWSHGDKELFADEELIALFDVKDVNPSAAIMDMDKLAWVNQQKMMTLPESDVVDALRPYLAARGYPEREQAWLEKLVVNTRERFKNLAELADHVRYFFEDPAAYDEKAKAKFLNVDGASILAEIADGLDALADFAEPEIEQVFKTICEARNLALGKVAQPARVALTGGTVSPGIFETIALIGKETALRRIRAAAAVAR, via the coding sequence ATGACCGAAATCGTCGTCCGATTCGCGCCCTCGCCCACCGGCAGCCTGCACATCGGCGGGGCGCGCACCGCTCTCTACAACTGGCTTTACGCGCGCCACACCAGCGGAAAGTTTCTGCTGCGTATCGAGGACACCGACGCCGAGCGCTCGACCGGCGAGAATGTGCGCGTGATCCTCGATGGCCTTTCGTGGCTCGGCCTCGATTGGGATGGCGAGCCGATCTATCAGTCCCGGCGCATCGACGCGCACAAGGTGCTCATCGACAAGATGCTCTCCGACGGCACGGCCTATCGCTGCACGTGCACGAAGGAGGAACTTGCCGAAAAGCGCGAGGCCGCGCAGGCCGCCAAGCAGAAATATACCTACGATCGCAAGTGCCGCGACGCGAATCACGGCACGGACGCGCATTTTGTCGTGCGCATCAAGATGCCTATCGACGGCGAAATCGTGGTGGACGATCTGATTCTCGGGCGCGTTGCCTTTCCGGCCGAGGAGCTCGACGACTGGATCGTCGCGCGCGCGGACGGCCTGCCGACCTACAATTTCGTCGTCGTCGCGGACGATCACGACATGCGCGTGACGCACGTCATCCGCGGCGTGGACCACCTGAACAATACCCCCAAGCAGCTCATCGTTTACAAGGCGCTGGGATTTGACGTGCCGGCATTCGCGCACATTCCGCTCGTGCATGGCCCGGACGGCAAGAAACTCTCCAAGCGCCACGGCGCGACGAGCCTGACGGAATTCGCGAAGCTCGGTTTCATGCCCGCGGCGCTGCGCAACTATCTTGCGCGCCTGGGCTGGTCGCACGGGGACAAAGAGCTTTTTGCCGACGAAGAATTGATCGCGCTATTCGACGTGAAGGACGTGAACCCATCCGCCGCGATCATGGATATGGACAAGCTCGCGTGGGTGAACCAACAGAAGATGATGACGCTGCCGGAAAGCGACGTCGTCGACGCGCTGCGTCCGTATCTCGCGGCGCGCGGGTATCCGGAGCGCGAGCAAGCCTGGCTCGAAAAACTCGTTGTCAACACGCGCGAACGGTTCAAGAATCTCGCCGAGCTGGCGGATCACGTGCGTTACTTTTTTGAAGACCCCGCCGCGTATGACGAAAAGGCAAAAGCGAAGTTCCTGAACGTCGACGGCGCGTCGATCCTCGCCGAGATCGCGGATGGCCTCGACGCTCTCGCGGATTTCGCCGAGCCGGAAATTGAACAGGTGTTCAAAACCATCTGCGAAGCGCGGAACCTCGCGCTGGGCAAGGTCGCCCAGCCGGCGCGCGTGGCGCTGACCGGCGGTACGGTTAGCCCGGGGATCTTCGAGACGATCGCGCTGATCGGCAAGGAGACGGCGTTGAGGCGGATTCGCGCGGCGGCGGCGGTTGCGCGTTAA
- a CDS encoding sulfite exporter TauE/SafE family protein — MSLAAALLVYLAAGATAGFIAGFLGVGGGIIYVPVLSHLFRLEGVGGNDIFHLALGTSLAAIILTATSSARTHHASRMVDWRAVGWTGAGGVIGATLAAQIALRIEGAWLQTMFGAMLIGVALHLGLTKSTPHVKGSERRSRLLLASLGIVAGFFSGFFGVGGGIVNVPLFILFANFAPHRAVGTSSALVVVYAIAAAANYVAATPPAAIPGAVGFVYLPAWIALAPASIGMAHLGATAARRVNPRPLKQFFALLLFVIGLRDVLQPFWGNA; from the coding sequence ATGTCGCTTGCCGCCGCCCTTCTTGTGTACCTCGCCGCGGGCGCGACGGCGGGTTTTATCGCCGGGTTTCTCGGCGTCGGCGGCGGCATCATCTACGTGCCGGTCCTCTCGCACCTCTTCCGCCTCGAAGGCGTCGGCGGCAACGATATTTTCCACCTCGCACTCGGGACGTCGCTTGCCGCCATCATCCTGACGGCAACCAGCAGCGCTCGCACGCACCACGCGAGCCGCATGGTCGATTGGCGGGCGGTGGGCTGGACGGGCGCGGGGGGGGTCATCGGCGCGACACTCGCGGCGCAGATCGCGCTGCGTATCGAGGGCGCGTGGTTGCAGACGATGTTCGGCGCGATGCTGATCGGCGTGGCGTTGCATCTGGGACTCACGAAATCGACGCCGCACGTGAAGGGAAGCGAGCGCCGATCGCGCCTGTTGCTCGCGTCGCTCGGCATCGTCGCGGGATTCTTTTCCGGTTTCTTCGGCGTGGGCGGCGGCATCGTCAACGTGCCGCTTTTCATCCTGTTCGCGAACTTCGCGCCGCACCGCGCCGTCGGAACGTCGAGCGCGCTGGTCGTCGTGTACGCGATCGCCGCGGCGGCGAACTACGTCGCCGCGACGCCGCCGGCCGCCATTCCCGGCGCGGTCGGATTTGTCTATCTTCCCGCCTGGATCGCGCTCGCGCCCGCCAGCATCGGCATGGCGCACCTGGGCGCGACCGCCGCGCGCCGCGTGAATCCGCGTCCGCTCAAACAATTCTTCGCACTGCTGCTTTTCGTCATCGGCCTTCGCGACGTGCTGCAGCCGTTTTGGGGAAACGCATGA
- a CDS encoding beta-galactosidase produces the protein MSVRVTASGVEINGRAAPLLSGSIHYWRLSPTVWEACLKKMRGLGLTMACTYIPWSVHETAAGRFDFGDVSPERDVARFIRLAGSLGFDVMIRPGPHINAELTDFGFPARVLDDPAVKARGPDGEPIMMPLPPRAFPAPSYSSEAFWRETRVWFTALAGVIRPLLAPNGPIFLVQCDNELSYFFRTGAYDMDYSDGAVAAYRRFVATKYATPAALTQAYGRKVAAFDDLMPPTRFDARSPEDLPAYLDWIEHREVVLHDALVRCRAMWEELGIKDILFTHNMPPSLSRTPFHVGADETALDIVGQDYYQKKSDFPSYRRRLLALEGRSRLPWSPEFSAGCYQAWPPLGADDHKFTALAGLMYGLRGFNFYMAVERDRWYGSPITRRGGIRRETYDMFAELVAFIREHRLNELSREASVLVVIPRAYDRLEKAATLFGNISPMIVEGRMTAAHLCDERPLGFARNIPIACDDFLAAAVESLDALGIPWREGDSTAGIGMLRRHEIVICPSFEFMEKSLQDDLRAYCELGGTLVIGPEVPTRSEAMSEYARLDHFTTRPVHKLECEHDALVFNAGGGRLVLVAAPLARDDASRRTMSAVASFLRIAPRARVAPPFALQTHAGAARRIAYLANPTGAARHADVTAAGELRLRDLATGEEFAGHGRAVVPMNAWHVRVMEMRP, from the coding sequence GTGAGCGTGCGCGTCACGGCAAGCGGCGTCGAGATAAACGGCCGCGCCGCGCCGCTATTGTCGGGCTCCATCCATTATTGGCGCCTCTCGCCGACGGTGTGGGAGGCGTGCCTCAAGAAGATGCGCGGCCTCGGCCTGACGATGGCCTGCACCTACATCCCCTGGTCGGTACACGAGACTGCGGCGGGGCGTTTCGATTTCGGCGACGTGTCGCCCGAGCGCGACGTGGCGCGATTCATCAGGCTCGCCGGGTCACTCGGGTTCGACGTCATGATCCGCCCCGGCCCGCACATCAACGCGGAGCTGACCGACTTCGGGTTTCCCGCGCGCGTGCTCGACGACCCGGCCGTCAAGGCGCGCGGCCCGGACGGCGAGCCGATCATGATGCCGCTACCGCCGCGCGCGTTTCCCGCGCCGAGCTATTCGTCGGAGGCGTTCTGGCGCGAGACACGCGTCTGGTTTACGGCGCTCGCCGGCGTGATCCGTCCGTTGCTTGCGCCAAACGGCCCGATCTTTCTCGTGCAATGCGACAACGAGCTGTCCTACTTTTTCCGCACCGGCGCGTACGACATGGATTACTCCGACGGCGCGGTCGCGGCGTATCGACGATTCGTGGCGACGAAATACGCGACGCCCGCCGCGCTCACCCAGGCCTACGGCCGCAAGGTCGCGGCTTTCGACGATCTGATGCCGCCGACGCGCTTTGACGCGCGATCGCCGGAGGACCTGCCCGCCTATCTCGACTGGATCGAACATAGGGAGGTCGTGCTGCACGACGCGCTGGTGCGCTGCCGCGCGATGTGGGAGGAACTCGGCATCAAGGACATCCTGTTCACGCACAACATGCCGCCGTCGCTTTCGCGAACGCCATTTCACGTCGGCGCGGACGAAACGGCGCTCGACATCGTCGGCCAGGACTACTACCAGAAAAAAAGCGATTTCCCGTCGTATCGCCGGCGCTTGCTCGCGCTCGAGGGGCGAAGCCGCCTGCCGTGGTCGCCCGAGTTTTCCGCCGGTTGTTATCAGGCGTGGCCGCCGCTTGGCGCGGACGATCACAAGTTCACCGCGCTGGCCGGCCTGATGTACGGATTGCGCGGATTCAACTTCTATATGGCCGTCGAGCGCGACCGCTGGTACGGCTCGCCCATCACGCGGCGCGGCGGCATAAGGCGCGAGACGTACGACATGTTCGCCGAACTTGTCGCGTTCATCCGCGAGCATCGCCTGAACGAACTTTCGCGCGAGGCATCGGTGCTCGTCGTGATTCCGCGTGCGTACGATCGGCTCGAAAAAGCGGCGACGCTCTTCGGCAACATTTCGCCGATGATCGTTGAGGGCCGCATGACGGCGGCGCATCTTTGCGACGAGCGCCCGCTCGGCTTCGCGCGCAACATCCCGATCGCCTGCGACGATTTTCTCGCGGCGGCCGTCGAATCGCTTGACGCGCTCGGCATCCCGTGGCGCGAAGGCGATTCCACCGCCGGGATCGGGATGCTTCGCCGGCACGAGATCGTCATCTGCCCGTCGTTCGAATTCATGGAAAAATCGTTGCAGGACGATCTTCGTGCGTACTGCGAGCTCGGCGGCACACTTGTGATCGGTCCCGAAGTGCCGACGCGCTCCGAGGCCATGTCCGAATACGCGCGGCTGGACCACTTCACGACGCGCCCGGTTCACAAGCTCGAATGCGAGCACGACGCGCTTGTCTTCAACGCGGGTGGCGGGCGGCTTGTGCTTGTCGCCGCGCCGCTGGCGCGCGACGACGCATCGCGCCGGACGATGTCCGCGGTCGCGTCGTTCTTGCGCATCGCGCCGCGCGCGCGCGTTGCGCCGCCGTTCGCGCTCCAGACGCACGCCGGCGCGGCGCGGCGGATCGCGTATCTTGCCAATCCGACGGGCGCCGCGCGCCACGCGGACGTGACGGCCGCGGGCGAGTTGCGCCTGCGCGATCTGGCGACGGGCGAGGAGTTCGCCGGGCACGGCCGCGCGGTCGTGCCGATGAACGCCTGGCATGTGCGCGTGATGGAGATGCGGCCGTGA
- a CDS encoding glycosyltransferase family 39 protein encodes MTARGSSLFRAVDRATARDVVLLGAIVLFHFATNLAYIKLDVRTANINELSHVLGPIDFLNNLTDFPDWRAAYHVAFTGYPPAGVLATFAFAVIGRVHDAAQFSQFIPSLVMFAAIYVLGRALFSRAAGLVAAALLAVSPAACEGSRQFLLEWPLAAAGVAAIACVWLSRGYADKRYAYGAGLFVGLAALSKQTFLVFLAGPLAVSLVAWIAALRAGRTDAPTAARRVMGRRPAIVAGAWIAGGALVSWFLYPAATRSGIDAWFAVGGGGGFAYGATFLVGTTLLVAGAGTLATLARGPLANAAGAGLVAVAIASVWYFPKGILNFVTYARQMAMNVETMSPASLAQFYRSYLPDYYIGVVPYRVALVLLPVAAGVCIFRFARADDRPRRALAGAYLAAWTFVPFVAFFFINIRNEMNLVPAVPALAMTQAWILTRLLPEKRADDTPPLWARAARFAGIAAFALAFGACMTFGVLSATFFRSAGGDYRALPIDDSDNAIAGRYFPRVLSEQNYLVPQTRAWQVDAIADHILANTQAEWPRVLSQDSQFNFSWNAFWYVFKLRHSKAIVETQLDDNENILENPREPGHILGFDAIVYRVPWEIVLAGAVDDYRANDQLRRTYEYLAAPPDEFRETYRDPVAFPLPDGTTAMVATRRPGAPVLLVPEAPAPPSPE; translated from the coding sequence ATGACGGCGCGCGGCTCGTCGCTGTTTCGCGCGGTCGATCGCGCGACGGCGCGCGATGTCGTGCTGCTCGGCGCGATCGTCCTGTTCCATTTCGCGACCAATCTCGCGTACATCAAACTCGACGTGCGGACCGCGAACATCAACGAACTTTCGCACGTGCTCGGGCCGATCGACTTTCTGAACAACCTGACGGATTTTCCAGACTGGCGCGCTGCGTATCACGTCGCGTTCACGGGATATCCGCCCGCCGGCGTGCTTGCGACCTTCGCTTTCGCCGTGATCGGCCGCGTGCACGACGCGGCTCAGTTTTCGCAGTTTATCCCGTCGCTCGTGATGTTCGCCGCGATCTACGTCCTCGGCCGTGCGCTGTTTTCACGCGCGGCGGGGCTTGTGGCCGCCGCGCTGCTTGCCGTCTCGCCGGCGGCTTGCGAAGGCTCGCGCCAGTTTCTCCTGGAGTGGCCGCTGGCGGCGGCGGGCGTCGCGGCGATCGCCTGCGTTTGGCTTTCACGCGGTTACGCGGACAAGCGGTACGCGTACGGCGCGGGTCTGTTTGTCGGCCTCGCCGCGCTCTCCAAGCAGACATTCCTCGTATTTCTCGCGGGCCCGCTTGCGGTGTCCCTCGTCGCGTGGATCGCCGCGTTGCGCGCGGGGCGTACGGATGCGCCTACGGCCGCGCGGCGCGTGATGGGCCGCCGGCCGGCGATCGTCGCGGGCGCGTGGATTGCCGGCGGCGCGCTTGTGTCGTGGTTTCTATACCCCGCCGCGACCCGCTCGGGCATCGATGCCTGGTTTGCCGTCGGCGGCGGCGGCGGATTCGCCTACGGCGCCACGTTTCTTGTCGGGACGACGCTTCTCGTGGCGGGAGCGGGAACGCTTGCGACTCTGGCGCGCGGGCCGCTCGCCAACGCCGCCGGCGCGGGACTTGTCGCCGTGGCGATCGCGTCGGTGTGGTACTTCCCGAAGGGGATCCTGAATTTCGTCACCTACGCGCGGCAGATGGCGATGAACGTCGAGACGATGTCGCCCGCGTCGCTTGCACAATTCTATCGCTCGTATCTGCCCGACTATTACATCGGCGTCGTGCCGTATCGCGTCGCGCTTGTGCTGCTACCCGTGGCGGCCGGCGTCTGCATTTTTCGCTTCGCGCGCGCCGATGACCGCCCGCGCCGCGCGCTGGCCGGCGCGTATCTCGCCGCGTGGACCTTCGTGCCGTTCGTGGCGTTCTTTTTCATCAACATCCGCAACGAGATGAACCTCGTTCCCGCGGTGCCGGCCCTCGCGATGACGCAAGCGTGGATCCTCACGCGCCTTCTTCCGGAAAAACGCGCGGACGACACGCCGCCGCTTTGGGCGCGCGCCGCGCGATTCGCGGGCATCGCCGCGTTCGCACTTGCGTTCGGCGCCTGCATGACGTTTGGCGTGCTGTCCGCGACGTTTTTTCGCAGCGCGGGGGGCGATTATCGCGCGCTGCCAATCGACGACTCGGACAACGCGATCGCCGGCCGCTACTTTCCCCGCGTGCTTTCCGAACAAAACTATCTCGTTCCGCAAACGCGCGCGTGGCAGGTTGACGCGATCGCCGATCACATCCTCGCGAACACGCAGGCCGAATGGCCGCGCGTCCTGTCGCAGGACTCGCAGTTCAACTTTTCCTGGAACGCGTTCTGGTACGTTTTCAAGCTGCGCCACAGCAAGGCCATCGTCGAAACGCAGCTCGACGACAACGAGAACATCCTCGAAAATCCGCGCGAACCCGGACACATCCTGGGCTTTGACGCCATCGTGTACCGCGTGCCGTGGGAGATCGTTCTGGCGGGCGCCGTGGACGATTATCGCGCGAACGATCAGCTGCGTCGCACGTACGAATACCTGGCCGCGCCGCCGGACGAGTTTCGCGAAACCTATCGCGACCCGGTTGCCTTTCCGCTTCCCGACGGCACGACGGCGATGGTGGCGACGCGCCGCCCCGGCGCGCCGGTGCTGCTCGTTCCCGAGGCGCCGGCGCCTCCGTCGCCCGAATAG
- a CDS encoding glycosyltransferase family 39 protein: MTDSADRANDHPARARAVDALILGAIVVFHVATNLAFIAADPRTANLNELSHVMGPIEFLNGLANFEDKRAAYHVVFTAYPPGGALATLAFAFLGRAHDAAMMSQILPSVAILIGVYFLGRLLMSRAAGLVAAAFLAISPAACEASRQYLLEWPLTAAVVLTMFFAWRSDGYTKKRDAYLAGFCAGLAALSKQSFFIYLIGPIAVSLVPWIRAIGAPAPIEPAPRAPRREPRREPNPARIRRRGYPGYLARSFASRYRVAGERTPVLARRLPPGAPGMLLAGCGWIAASLLAAWLIYPHETRVDIASRFQAEAGGDFPFGMAILLVTAALIAGAGLFATFTSGPLGHAFGAAFCAASVASVWYLPQGLPSFFGYARQMQRYAESMPPGAQLGFYLSYMPPYYVGVIPYALALAALPVAILISAIRLAGTTDRAPRLVAGAYVLASVLVPFALVSFVPIRNEMNLVPVLPALALAQAWIFTRFLPARRANGEPPRPFNRALRAAGIAVFVAAFGIVAVSGILSATFYRNDDGSYRPLPIDDADGRVATRFFPRVFSMESYLVPRTHDWHIGVIVDHILAHTKAASPRVLSNDVAFDFSWIGFMYEFSLRRANVRVETQIDDNEDILADPRAPGHILGVDAIVYRVPWEKVLESAIDDYRDNDQIKRAYDYLIEAPPELREIYEDPVAFELPDGSDARVLMRRPGAPTLAAPAEIEYDEGRPE; the protein is encoded by the coding sequence ATGACGGACTCGGCCGATCGCGCCAACGATCATCCGGCCCGCGCGCGTGCCGTCGATGCGCTCATTCTCGGCGCGATCGTCGTCTTTCATGTCGCGACGAATCTCGCGTTCATCGCCGCGGATCCGCGCACCGCGAATCTCAACGAACTCTCGCACGTCATGGGGCCGATCGAATTCCTGAACGGCCTCGCGAATTTTGAAGACAAACGCGCGGCCTATCACGTGGTGTTTACCGCCTATCCTCCCGGCGGCGCGCTTGCGACCCTGGCCTTCGCGTTCCTTGGACGGGCGCACGATGCCGCGATGATGTCGCAAATCCTGCCCTCCGTCGCGATTCTCATCGGCGTGTATTTTCTCGGACGCTTGCTCATGTCGCGCGCCGCGGGACTCGTGGCGGCGGCGTTCCTGGCGATCTCGCCCGCCGCGTGCGAGGCGTCACGCCAGTATCTTCTGGAGTGGCCGCTGACCGCCGCGGTCGTGCTGACGATGTTTTTCGCGTGGCGCTCGGACGGCTATACGAAAAAACGCGACGCGTATCTCGCGGGGTTTTGCGCGGGTCTTGCCGCGTTGTCGAAACAATCGTTTTTCATCTATCTGATCGGGCCGATTGCCGTGTCGCTTGTACCGTGGATTCGCGCCATAGGGGCACCAGCGCCGATCGAGCCGGCGCCGCGCGCACCGCGACGCGAACCGCGCCGCGAACCGAATCCGGCGCGCATCCGCCGGCGCGGCTATCCCGGCTATCTCGCGCGATCGTTTGCGTCGCGATATCGCGTTGCGGGCGAACGCACCCCCGTGCTCGCGCGGCGCCTGCCGCCGGGTGCCCCCGGAATGCTTCTCGCGGGCTGCGGATGGATCGCGGCGAGCCTCCTCGCGGCGTGGTTGATTTATCCGCACGAGACGCGCGTCGATATCGCGAGCCGGTTTCAGGCGGAGGCCGGCGGCGATTTTCCGTTTGGAATGGCGATCCTGCTCGTGACGGCTGCGCTCATCGCCGGTGCGGGCCTTTTCGCGACCTTCACGAGCGGGCCGCTCGGCCATGCGTTCGGCGCGGCGTTTTGCGCCGCGTCGGTCGCGTCGGTCTGGTACCTGCCGCAAGGCTTGCCGAGCTTTTTCGGCTACGCGCGGCAGATGCAGCGGTACGCCGAATCGATGCCGCCGGGCGCGCAGTTGGGATTCTACCTCTCATACATGCCGCCTTATTACGTCGGCGTCATCCCTTACGCCCTCGCGCTTGCCGCCCTCCCGGTCGCGATCCTGATCTCGGCAATCCGCTTAGCCGGCACGACGGACCGCGCGCCGCGCCTTGTTGCGGGCGCGTACGTATTGGCATCCGTGCTCGTGCCGTTCGCGCTGGTATCGTTTGTCCCGATCCGAAACGAGATGAACCTCGTACCCGTGCTGCCGGCGCTCGCGCTCGCGCAAGCCTGGATTTTCACGCGTTTCCTGCCCGCGCGGCGCGCGAATGGCGAGCCGCCGCGCCCGTTCAACCGGGCGTTGCGCGCGGCGGGCATCGCGGTTTTCGTCGCGGCATTCGGCATCGTCGCCGTTTCCGGCATCTTGTCGGCCACGTTTTATCGCAACGACGACGGATCGTATCGCCCGTTGCCGATCGACGACGCGGACGGGCGCGTTGCGACCCGTTTTTTTCCGCGTGTGTTTTCGATGGAAAGCTATCTTGTCCCGCGAACGCACGACTGGCACATCGGCGTGATCGTCGACCACATCCTCGCGCATACGAAAGCCGCAAGTCCGCGTGTGTTGTCGAATGATGTGGCGTTCGATTTTTCGTGGATCGGGTTCATGTACGAATTTTCGCTGCGCCGGGCGAATGTCCGCGTCGAAACGCAGATCGACGACAACGAGGACATCCTCGCCGATCCGCGCGCGCCCGGGCACATTCTCGGCGTCGATGCGATCGTGTACCGCGTTCCGTGGGAGAAGGTGCTCGAAAGCGCCATCGACGATTATCGCGATAACGATCAGATCAAACGGGCTTACGACTATTTGATCGAGGCGCCCCCAGAACTGCGCGAGATCTACGAGGACCCCGTGGCGTTCGAGTTGCCCGACGGATCGGACGCGCGCGTTTTGATGCGCCGGCCCGGCGCGCCGACGCTTGCGGCGCCCGCGGAAATTGAATACGACGAAGGGCGCCCGGAATGA
- a CDS encoding DUF2269 family protein, whose amino-acid sequence MVYLIVAVLHVLTALVIVGGGAFYLLYLAPLMRDPENARMFARAASWLPRRVKMVRWHSLIILVLTGLYFLHIRAFTAAIAVKLIVVLAILAVAFVLDFRVAKSLAAAAQNPERAAEAANLRARAFSLGKWLVALAFVAAFVGVLIRFGY is encoded by the coding sequence GTGGTTTATCTGATTGTCGCCGTCCTTCACGTGCTCACCGCGCTTGTCATCGTGGGCGGGGGCGCTTTTTATCTGCTCTACCTCGCGCCGCTGATGCGCGATCCGGAAAACGCGCGGATGTTCGCACGCGCCGCGAGCTGGCTGCCGCGCCGCGTGAAGATGGTGCGCTGGCATTCGCTGATCATTCTTGTTCTGACGGGGCTGTATTTCCTTCACATTCGGGCGTTCACCGCCGCCATCGCGGTCAAACTGATCGTCGTCCTCGCCATCCTCGCGGTCGCGTTCGTGCTCGATTTCCGCGTGGCCAAAAGTCTCGCCGCCGCGGCGCAAAATCCCGAGCGCGCGGCCGAAGCGGCGAATCTGCGCGCCCGCGCGTTTTCGCTTGGCAAATGGCTTGTCGCGCTGGCGTTTGTCGCGGCCTTCGTCGGCGTGCTGATCCGCTTCGGTTACTGA